The Candidatus Sericytochromatia bacterium genomic sequence ATCGTGACCGCCATCGGCTCGGCCTGGGCGATGCTCGCCGGAGGGCCGCACAAATGACCCCGCCCATCTTCCCCAACGCCACCCACGCCGCGCCGAACTTCACCTGGGTGGAGTTCGGCTGCCGTTGTGGGCTGTGCGGCCCCGACTTCCCACCCTCGGTCAAGCGCCAGCTGGGCCGGCTTGCCACCGCCCTCCAGGCCCTGCGGGACAAGGTCGGCCCCATCCGCATCACTTCGGGCTACCGCTGCCCCCGGCACAACACCGCGGTCGGCGGGGCCAAAGCCAGCCAGCACGTCCTGGG encodes the following:
- a CDS encoding D-Ala-D-Ala carboxypeptidase family metallohydrolase, with the translated sequence MTPPIFPNATHAAPNFTWVEFGCRCGLCGPDFPPSVKRQLGRLATALQALRDKVGPIRITSGYRCPRHNTAVGGAKASQHVLGVAADVVSRTHTPAQLAEVAEAIPAFAQGGIGIYPSWVHVDVRNGRARWDNR